One segment of Primulina tabacum isolate GXHZ01 chromosome 6, ASM2559414v2, whole genome shotgun sequence DNA contains the following:
- the LOC142548300 gene encoding uncharacterized protein LOC142548300: MARQMVALALVLVAAFAVAVSGQSPHAAPSASPSVAPSKPTAASATPKSAPVPAASPESFPADSPEEEPSSPPVPDSEASSPVAEAAAPTPAAAAPSPSEPAADKPKSGAATLKVSAAVGTAAAAGFFFF, translated from the coding sequence ATGGCACGTCAAATGGTTGCTCTCGCACTCGTCTTGGTCGCCGCCTTCGCGGTGGCGGTTTCCGGCCAATCACCACATGCCGCTCCTTCAGCATCACCATCTGTTGCTCCATCGAAGCCAACAGCCGCCAGCGCCACCCCGAAATCTGCCCCTGTGCCAGCCGCCTCCCCAGAATCCTTCCCTGCTGACTCCCCCGAGGAGGAGCCCTCATCTCCACCTGTCCCCGACAGCGAGGCCAGCTCCCCAGTCGCCGAAGCTGCTGCTCCCACTCCCGCTGCCGCAGCACCTAGCCCCAGCGAACCCGCAGCTGATAAACCTAAGAGCGGCGCCGCCACCTTGAAGGTCTCCGCTGCTGTTGGAACCGCCGCTGCCGCTggattcttcttcttctaa